CGGTCCGGCGGGGGCGCAGGCGCGCAGTGCGCCGAGGTAGGTGTCGGGGGCGGGCTTGGTCCGCACCCCGGGGCCCGCGCAGTGCACGGAGTGGAAGGCGGACCGGATGCCGAGCCGTTGGAGGTGGCCCTCCACCCAGTCCCGGCCGTTGCCGGAGGCGATCGCCAGGCGGTGCCCGCGCTCCCGGCAGTGGGCGAGGAAGGGGCGTACGCCGGGCCGGGCGTCGAGCAGGTCGGCCCGGGCGCGGTTGCGGCGCTCGAACTCGGACCACAGGGCCCGTGTGCGCCGCCGGCCCAGCGTGCCGGCCAGGTCCCGGCGCAGGGCGTCCCGGTCGAGCGTGCCGTCGGTCCGGACGCTCAGCGCGCCCCGTGCCTCCGGCGGAGCGTCGCCCAGCAGGTCACGCCAGACGTCGATGCCGGTGCGTTCCGTGTCGAGCAGTACCCCGTCGAAATCCAGGACGATCAGCCGGCGTAAGTCCCGCGCCCTCACGATGAATCAATCCCCCGTCCCCCGTGCATGGCGAAGCCGACGGCCTCGACGAACGCGCCGCCCTGCCTCGCCCTTTGGTCTGGACCATTGAACTCTAGGCGGCAACGCCGCCTACTTCAACAGCCTTTCGGGAGCACGGCTCGAGTACGGGTCGGTCCCTGCTCGATCGGGCCCCGCACGGCGCGCGCCCCGCGTCCCCCGTCAGTCCCTCCCCGTCAGCACGTCGGCCGCCGCCACCCCCGACGCCGCGCTCGCGCCGTGCGTGAAGATCTGGGCATGTGCCGCCGTGACCGCGCCCGGCAGGCCCATCTCCACCACGATCGCGTCGGGGCGGGCCGTGGTCAGGCCGGTCACCGCGCGGCTCATCCACGGGTGGCGGGCCGCGTCGCGGGCCACGACGACCAGGGGGCGTCCCGCGGCCGGTTCGAGAGCGCAGCTCGTCAACTCCAGGGTTCCCTCGCGCAGTTCCTCGTCGTGCACCCGCACCGAGGTCGTGCCGGGCAGTCGCTCGCGCAGCGGGTCGGCGACGCCCCACGGGGTCTCCTTGCCGATCGCCATGTTCGTCACCGGTGCCAGTTCGACCACGTGCGGCGCGGCGGTCAGCGGCAGCGCCTCGCGCGCGCCCCCGGTGAGCCGGACGGCGCGGCGGGCGGCGAGGTGTCCGATCCCGGCGCCGGCCGTCTCCCCGGCGCCCCCGGCCGACGCCCGCAGCGCGGCCGACCAGCCGGCGAACTCCCGTACCCGGCCCGCCGCCTCGGCCAGCCGTTCCTCCGGCAGCTCACCGGCGGCGACCGCGGCGGCCAGCGCCTTGACCAGCAGCTCGGTCGTGGCCTCCTCGGCGCTCTCGCCGCCGACGCAGATCGCGTCCACCCCGGCGGCGACGGCCTTCACCGTGGCGCCGTCGATGCCGTACCGGCGGGTGACGGCGCCCATCTCGATGGCGTCGCTGACCACCAGCCCGTCGAAGCCCAGTTCGTCGCGGAGCAGGTCCCGCAGGATGCGCCGGCTGAGCGTGGCCGGCAGGTCGGGGTCGTAGGCGGGCACGAGCAGATGGCCGCTCATCACCGCGCGCACCCCGGCCGAGAGGGCCGCCCGGAACGGGGGCAGGGCCTGGGCCGCGATCTCGTCCCGCCCGGCACCGTAGGCCGGCAGGTCGTGGTGCGAGTCGACGGCGACGTCCCCGTGGCCGGGGAAGTGCTTGGCGCAGGCGGCGACGCCGGACGACTGGAGGCCCCGGATCCACGCGGCGGTGTGCCGGGAGGCCACGTCGGGGTCCGAGCCGAAGGAGCGTACGCCGATGATGGGGTTGTCGGGGTTGGAGTTGACGTCCGCGCTCGGCGCGTAGTCGAGGCTCACTCCGGCGGTGCGCAGCTGCCGGCCCAGGTCGGCGGCGACGGCCTCGGTCAGCTCCGGGTCGTCGACCGTGCCGAGCGCGAAGTTGCCCGGCCGGGACGATCCGGTGGCCGACTCGATCCGGGTGACGTCACCGGCCTCCTCGTCGATGGCGACAATCAGCTCCGGGTTCTCCGACCGCAGTTGCGTGGTCAGCCGGGCGACCTGCTCGGTGGAGACGATGTTGCGGGAGAAGAGCACCACGGAGGCCAGGCCGTCGCCGATGTCGCGCAGGACCCAGTCGGGCGCCTCGGTGCCGACGAAGCCGGGCTGGAGGACGGAGAGCGCGAGCCGACGCAGCTCGCCGTTGTGCTTGCTGGAGGCCATCGGGCGCGCCTTTCGGTGACGTTTCTTGGTATAGACCAAGGGGGTGCGCGTTCAGGTTAACCAGACCTGTCAAGAGGGGTGTCGCCGAACCGGGAAGTAACAACTTTCCTCGTCGGGCGGGGTGTTGACACCCTCCCTTGGTCTAGTCCATTGTGAGGCGCAAGTTCGGCGAGGGACACATGGGACACCAGTTACCGCGCCGGACACCTGCCGCGGCCGGGCTGCGAAGACCGCCCGCGACGCCTTCCGTACGACCACTTCCGTGACGACCACCCCGGACGAGACGACCATTCCGGACGAGAGCGCGGACCGGGCGAGCCCCTGAACCGGGAGAGCCCCGTCCGTCCGAGCCGCCCTCGTCGCCCCGCTCCGCCCCCGGACGCGAGCGGGCCCCGCTGCCCCCACCGACCTGATGTGTGACGGCCCGACCTCCGTCGCACACACCGCCGTTGCCGCACGGTGCGACGGCGAGGATCTGGAGCACCACATGGCGACGCCCGATTCCTACCTCCACCGAGCCCCGTCGGCCATCCCGTACTTCAGCGCGGACGCCGACACCTACCTGGCCCGCACCCAGCTGCGCGACCTGGACAAGACCCGTCCACTGCGGGTGCTGTCCGAGGAGGACTTCGCGCACTGGCAGACGTACGGCTACGTCGTGGTCAAGGAGGCGATACCCGCCTCCTCCGCGCGCCGACTGCTCGACTTCGCCTGGGAGTTCCAGGGCCTCGACCCGGACCGCCCCGACACCTGGTACCAGGACCGCGAGTACCGCTCCGACCTCGACCGGGAACTGCACATCTACGGCTTCGTCGAGGCGTACCAGCACCAGCTCATCTGGGACAGCCGGCAGACCCGGCGCGTGTACGACGCCTTCGTCGACGTGTGGGACGTCGAGGAGCTGTGGGTCACCCTGGACCGGCTCAACCTCAACCCGCCCAACGTCGGCAACCGCGACCGCGCCCTCATCGACAAGCCCGACCGCGGCTTCGACATCGACCTGCACTGGGACGTCGACACCACGCTCGGCGTACTGCCCCAGCGCGTCCAGGGCATCATCGCCCTCAACGACACCAAGCCCGACCACGGCGGCTTCCAGTGCTGTCCCGAGCTGTTCCGCCGCTTCGACCGCTGGAAGGCGCTCCAGCCCGACGGCCGTGACCCGATCCGGCCCGCGATCGACCGCGAGGACATGCCCGTCGTACGGCCCGACCTGGAGGCCGGCGACCTGCTCATCTGGAACGGCCTGCTGGCCCACGGAGTGGCGCCCAACGTCTCCGGCGAGGGCGTGCGCGCCGTCCAGTACCTGTCGATGATGCCCGCGCTGGAGAGCCACCGGCGGCTGCGCGACTCCCGCGTCGACTCCTGGCGCACCCTGGCCACCCCCGACTGGAACGTCACGCTCCTCGGCGACGCCCACCGCCACGAGTCCGAGCGCTACGGGCCCGCCGAACTGAACGAACTGGGCGCCAGGCTGCTGGGCCTGACGTCCTGGCACGCGGACGCCGGCACCGGCACGGACGAGGCGACCGACGAGGCCACCGGGGACGCCGCATGCGCAGCATCTGCCTGACCCTGCCCACCAACCGGCACTGCCCGGACACCATCACGGCACTCGGCGAGGAAGCGGCCTACGCGACCGCTCACTTCGACATCGATGTCCACCTGCTGGTCCTCGACTCCTGCCCGCCCGAGGACCACGCCGCCCACGCAGAGGCGCTGCGGCGGCTGCCCGCGCACCCCCGGATCACGGCGCACCACCTCGACGAGGCCGCCCAGCGCGACTTCCTGGAGCGGGTCACGGCACGCTCCGGCAGCGCCAAGCCCGAGCTGCTCCTCGACCTGATGCTGCCCGACGGCCTGTCCTACGGCGCCTGCACCAACCGCGCCTTCCTGATCGCGGCGGCACTCGGCTGCGAGTCCGTGCACCGCAGGGACTCCGACAGCCGCTACCAGAGGGTGGACGGCCGCACCGTCTTCCCCGTCCACCACGAACTCCTCTCCCTCGGCAGGCCCGCCGCCGACGCCTTGCCCGGCGTCACCGAGTCCGACCTCGCCGACGGCCTGCTGGAACGGCGGATCGCCATGGTGGGCAGCTCCTTCGTGGGCGAACTCTCCGTGGACATCGCGCGGATACGCGACGCCGACCCCGGCGTCTACCACGACGTGGTCTCCCTGTGGGCGCCCGAGGACTGGACCCCCGAGCAGAAACGGGAGCTGGTCGAGGAGTCCTTCGCCGGCGCCGGCACCGAACCCTTCACGACGGACCACTCGCTGCTCACGGTGGTCGACCCGATGCGGGTCGACATGTGCAACATCGCCTTCCACGGGGAGACGGTCAGCGAGCGCGTACCGCTGCCGCCCGCCCGCGACACCATCGGCAGCGACTACTTCCTCATCCACCTGGTGCACGACGCCCGGCTGCCCGGCGTGCTGCACAACCGCAACATCGTCAACTACTACACCGGCGAACGACGGACCGGCCCCGGCTTCCTCGCCTACCAGACCCGCTTCGCCAAGTTCCTGCTGTCGATGCTCTACTTCCACTTCGTCTACGACCGCATGGCCGAGGCGGGCGACACCCTCCTGGACGAGCACGGCCGGGCCCGCCCCGCCGCGGTCGCCGCCCTGGCCCGCGAGAGCACCGGTCTGGACACCGCGGAGAACGTTCGCAGACTCGACGCCCTCGACAGCGCCTACCGGCGCCTCGGCGGCGCGTACGCCGACTTCGCCGACCTGCTGGCCGGCCGGCGCGAGCGGCTCCTCGACGAGGCGCGCGGCGACATGGCCGACTTCGCCCTGCTGACCGAGGCGTGGCAGGGGCTGGTCGCCGCCGCCAAGGCCACGCCCCCGGTCCGGCCGCCGGTGGCGCCGCGGTGAGCGCGGTGACGGGCCCGGTGCCGGGCGCGGTCCTCGGCGAGCCCCTGGCCGCCGCCCTCGCCGCCGCCTCCGAGGACCGCATCGTCTACGACCTGGCCGGCATCGAGCAGCGGTACGACACCCTGCGCCGGGAACTGCCCGGCGTCGAGGTGCGGTTCGCGATGAAGGCCTGCCCGGTCGACGAGGTCCTCACCGCCCTGGCCCGACGCGGCGCCGGCGCCGACGCGGCCAGTCCCGGCGAGATCGAACAGGCGCTGCGCGCCGGGGTGCCGGCCGGGCGCGTGCACTACGGCAACACCGTCAAGTCCGACCGGAACATCGCCGAGGCGTACCGGCTCGGCATCCGCACCTTCGCCACCGACAGCGTCCAGGACGTCGCCGCCGTCGCCCGCCACGCCCCCGGCGCCCGCGTCTTCTGCCGGGTGGCGACCGGCGGGGCGGGCGCCGTGTGGGGACTCAGCAACAAGTTCGGCTGCTCGCCCGGCGACGCCGTCCACGTCATGGAGCGGGCCCGGGACGCCGGTCTGGTCCCGGCCGGCCTGTCCGTGCACGTCGGCTCCCAGCAGATGACCGGCGAGGCGTGGCACGCCGCCATCGAGGACCTCGGCGAGGTGCTGCGCGCGCTGGACCGGGGCGGTATCCGCGTCGACCACGTCAACCTCGGCGGCGGGCTGCCCGCGCTCGGCTACCGCGACCGGCGCGGCACCCCTCTCGACCCACCGCTGGACAAGATCTTCGCGGTGATCCGGGAGGGCACGGACGAACTCCGCCGGATCCACGGCGGACCGCTGGACTTCGTCATCGAACCCGGCCGGCACCTCGTCGCCGACCACGGCGCGATCCGCGCCCACGTCGCCCGCCTCACCGAACGCCGGGACGCCGACGGCGAACGGCGGCACTGGCTCTACCTGAGCTGCGGCAAGTTCAACGGACTGTACGAGATGGACGCCCTCCAGTACCGGCTGGTGTTCCCGACCCACCCCGACGGGCCCACCGTCCGGGCCGTCGTCGCCGGACCCACCTGCGACAGCGACGACGCCTACTCCCACGAGGACGCACTGGTGCCGGTACCCCGGGCACTCGCCTCGGGCGATCCGGTCTGGGTGCTGTCCTCGGGCGCCTACGCGACCAGCTACACGACCCTGGGCTTCAACGGCTTCGCCCCGCTCCCGTACGCCTGGGCGGACCGCCCCGAGGGGACCGGCGCCGATGACTGACACCGTGCGCGTCCGGCCCCTCGCCGACCGGGACTGGGACGCCGTCGTTGCGCTGGAGCGGGACGCCTACACCGGCCTCGGGCTGTCGGAGGGCCGGGCGGCGCTGGAGTCCCGCGCGGCGGCCTCGCCGGACACCTGCTTCGTCGTGGACGTCGGCGCCCGCACCGCCGGATACGTGCTGGCCCTCCCTTACCCGCCGCACCGCTACCCGGACCTGACGCGGGCGGAGGAGGCCGCGACGGCCTTCCCGACCGGCAACCTCCACCTGCACGACATCGTCGTGGCGCCCGGCCTGCGCCGCAGAGGGCTGGCGCGGCACCTGCTGCACCACCTCACCGGCACCGCCCGGACGCGCGGGGACGAGCGGATCTCGCTGGTCGCCGTGGGCGGCACCGAGCGGTTCTGGTCGACGCGCGGCTTCGTGGCCGAGCCGGGGGTGGTGCCCGACGGCGCCTACGGCGGCGAGGCCGTCTACATGTCCAAGCCGGTCCCGGCCCACCCGTCCCTGTCCCCGCCCCCGAGCCCGCCCCCGTTCCTGCGCGAAGTGAGCTGATGCGCGTGTCCCGTGTCCACGACCCCTTCCTGCGCGGCCAGTTGGCGATCGCCGCGCTGTTCCTTTCCCTCGGCTTCCAGTACGCCACCTGGGCCGCGCGGATCCCGGCGATCAAGTCCGACCTGGACCTGAGCGCCGCCGAGGTGGGGGTGCTCCTGATGGCCGCGGGGGTCGGCGCGGCGGTGTCGTTCCCGGTGGTGGCGTGGCTGATGCGGCGCATGGGCTCGCGGCGGCTCGGCCTGCTCTCCCAGCTCGGCCTCGCCCTCCTGCTGCTCGGCCTGGCGGCGGCCCCCAACTACCCGGTGGCCCTGCTGGTGATGTGCGCCGACGGCGTCCTCGTCGGCTGCCTGAACGTGGCCATGAACGCGCAGGGAGCCGCCCTGGAGGCACGGCACGAACGCAACACCATGGCGAAGCTGCACGCGACGTTCTCCGCCGGCTCGCTGCTCGCCGCGCTGCTCGCCTCGGGCATGACCGCCGCCACCGACGCGGTCGCCGCGCACTTCGGCGTGGCCGTCGTCCTCCTCGTCGCCCTGGGCGCGTCCGCGCGGACGGGGCTCCTCGACGACGAGGCACCGGCGGACGAGGCGGGCGAGGCGGCCCGTGCGGACGCGGCCGCCACCGCCGACGGGAAACCGGCCGGCCGCCGCTGGACCGTCCCCTCCAGCCTGACCCTGTGGATGTGCTGCGCCATGGTCTTCGGCACGGTCGCCGAGGGCGCCATGAACGACTGGTCCGCCCTCTACCTCAAGGACGTCGCCGAGGCGTCGGCGGAACTCGCGCCCCTGGGCATCGCCGTGGTGTCCGGGATGATGGTCGTCGCCCGCCTCTTCGCCGACGGCTGGCGGGCCCGCTGGGGCGACGGCCGGGTCGTCCTCCTCGGCAGCGTGGTCGCCGCCGCCGGCCTCGCCCTCGCGCTGGTCAGCGGCGGCGTCGCACCGGCCCTCGCGGGCTTCGCCTGCATGGGCCTGGGCATCGCCGCCGTGACCCCCTGCGTCTACGCCGCCGCGGCCCGTCAGGGCTCGGACGCGCTCACCCTGGTCGCCGCCATGGGGACCACCGGACTGCTGGCCGGGCCGCCGCTCATCGGCTTCATCGCCGGTGCGAGCAGCCTGGCCTGGGGCATGGGCGCCGTCGCCGCGTCCGCGGGCGCCGTCGCCCTGTGCAGCACCCGCATCCGCTGGACCCCGGCACCGGCCGTGCCGGACGAGGCCGCCACCCCCGCCTGACCCCGCCCGTGAACACCCCGGGCCGCGCGTACGTATGTCCTCACAACCGCCCGCGACCCGGGGAAGGCGGACGCGGGGACGACGTGAGGATCAGGCGATGAACGAACGGGTCACACCGGCGCCGGCGATGCACGCACTGCCCGACGGGGAGGCCGAGGTCGCCCTCGTGCTGCGCCTGCCCTGGGAGGACGTGGCCCGGCTCGGCCAGGAGGCCGGGCGGCTGGCCGCGCAGATGCAGCGCCCGGTGACGCTGGACGAGGCGGTGAGCCACCGGCTGCGCTCCGCGCGGGCGGCGGCGACGCACGCCAGGCCGGCCGGCGAACAGCCGCCCGCGGTGGCCGCGTCGGCGGTCGGCACGGCACCCGCCTCGGTGTCGTCGCTGCCCGCGCGGCCCCCGGCCGAGCAGGCACGGCAGGCCATCGACCGGATCAACGGGACCGCGTAGCAGGCGCCACCGCACTCAGCCGCGCTGCTCCTCCACCGCCCGCGAGGCCCTGCGGGCGGCCACCAGCACGGGGTCCCACACGGGGGAGAAGGGCGGCGCGTACCCCAGGTCGAGGGCCGTCATCCGGTCCACCGTCATCCCGGCCGTGAGGGCCACCGCGGCGATGTCGACCCGCTTGCCGGCGCCCTCGCGGCCGACGATCTGGACGCCGAGCAGCCGGCCGGTGCGCCGCTCGGCGAGCATCTTCACCGTCATGGGGGAGGAGTCCGGGTAGTAGCCCGCGCGGCTGGTCGACTCGATCGTGGCCGTCACGAACCGCAGCCCCGCCCGCAGGGCGTCCTTCTCGCGCAGCCCGGTGCGCGCGATCTCCAGGTCGCACACCTTGCTGACCGCCGTGCCGACCACGCCGGGGAAGGTGGCGTAACCGCCGCCCACGTTGGTGCCGATGACCTGACCGTGCTTGTTGGCGTGCGTGCCCAGCGGGATGTGCCGCGACTGCCCGGAGACCAGGTCGAGCACCTCCACGCAGTCGCCGCCCGCCCAGATGTTCTCGTGCCCCCGCACCCGCATGCCGAGGTCGGTCAGCAGCCCGCCGTGCGCGCCGAGCGGCAGCCCGGCGGCCTCGGCCAGCGCGGTCTCGGGGCGTACGCCGATGCCGAGCACGACCACGTCCGCCGGGTACTCGGCGTCCTCGGTGGCCACCGCCCGGACCCGGCCGTCGTCTCCGGTGAGGACCTCGGTGACCTCGGCGCCGTTCACCATGGTGATGCCGAGGCCCTCCATGGCCTCGTGCACCATGCGGCCCATGTCCGGGTCCAGCGTCGACATCGGCTCCCGGCCGCGGTTGACGACCGTCACCTCGTAGCCGCGGTTGATGAGCGCCTCGGCCATCTCCACGCCGATGTACCCGGCGCCGACGACCACCGCGCGGCGGCCGTGCGTGCGGGTGAGCGTGTCGAGCAGCGCCTGACCGTCGTCGAGGGTCTGCACCCCGTGCACGCCGGGCGCGTCGACGCCCGGCAGCTCCGGCCGGATCGGCCGCGCCCCGGTACCGATCACGAGCTTGTCGTACGGCGTCCAGGACTCCGCCCCCGAATCGACGTCACGCGCGCGTACCCGCCCGCCGGCCACGTCGATCTCCGTGACCTCCGTGCGCATCCGCAGGTCGATGTCCCGGGCCCGGTGCTCCTCGGGCGTGCGGGCGATCAGCTGGTCCCGGCCGGCCACGTCGCCGCCGACCCAGTACGGGATGCCGCACGCCGAGTACGAGCTGAAGTGGCCGCGCTCGAACGCCACGATCTCCAGTTCGTCCGGGCCCTTCAGCCGACGGGCCTGCGACGCCGCGGACATCCCCGCGGCGTCACCGCCGATCACGACCAGTCGTTCTCTCGTACCGCCCGCGGCGCTCATGCTCATGCGAACACGCTACGCGGACCCGGCATTTCAGTCCCGCGCGCCGGGCTCCTCCGCGCGCGCCGCCGGTGACGGCGACTCGGCAGGTGCCGGCGTAGCCGCCGTGCGGCGCGGCAGCCTGGGCCGCACCACCCGCAGCCACACCAGCGCCAGCAGCGCCGCCACGAGGGCGAACGGCAGCACCGCGCCGAGGGCCACGGCCAGCCAGCGCAGCATCGTCACGAAGGCGTCCCATCCGCCGGCCAGCGCGTCCGTGAACCCGGGGTCGTCGTCCTCGGCGGCCTCGTCGGCCGGCGTCTCGGACAGGGAGAGGGTGATGGTGGCCAGGCTGGTGCGGTCCTTCAGGGACGCCTGCTGGGCCAGCAGCGCCTCCAGTTCGGTCTGCCGGGCACTCAGCTCGCCCTCCAGCGTCACCACGTCGCTCAGCTTCGTCGCCCGGTCCATCAGCTCCCGCACCCGGGCCACGCTGGCCTGTTGCGACTTGACCCGGCTCTTCACGTCGACGACCTGGTCGGTGACGTCCTCCGCCTTCGCGCCCCGGTGCAGCAGCTTCCCGGCGCCCTCCAGGCCGTCGAGGACGTCCTGGTAGGCGTCGACGGGCACGCGCAGCTCCAGCCGGGTGCGTTCCCGGCCGTCCTCGTCCCGGCTGGTGTCCTCGTCGCCCACGTAGCCGCCCGCGTTCTCGACGGTGGTGCGGGCCTCGTCCAGGGCCTTCGGCACGTCCTCGACCTGGACGGTCAGCGAGGCGGTGCGGATGACGTGGGTCGCGGCGGCCTTCGGCGGCACGGTCGCCTTGGCACCGGAGGCGTCGCCGCCCGCCGCGCCCGGCCGGTCGTCGGCCGCCGGGGGAGCGGCCTCCTTGGCCGCGCCGGCCGCGCTGTCCGCGCCGGAGTCACCGCCCCCGGAGCTGCATCCGGTCAGCGCGAGAGCCCCGGCCAGCAGGACGGCGGCCAGCGCCGGCAGCGGTCGTGGGAAGGATGATGTGCGCACAGGGGCCCCCGGGATCGTCGGTACGACTTGTCGTTCCTACGACGCGGGGAGCGGCCCGGAGGCCGGCGCGAAACGGTCCCGAACAGGTCACGGTCCGGACTCGCGGGGCCCGGACACGTGACCGGCCTGGCGGCGGCCCCGCCGGTGGGTCTGAGACGCTGGGGACATGTGCGCAAGCGAGACCCCCGCGGGCCGGGTTCCGGGGGACCCGGGACATGTCGTCGTCGTCGGAGCCGGCATCGCCGGACTGGCCGCCGCCCACCGCCTGCTGGAGCGGGGCGCCCGGGTGACCGTGCTGGAGGCCGCCGACCGGGTCGGCGGCAAGCTGCTGCCCGGTGAGATCGCCGGCGTCCGCGTCGACCTCGGCGCCGAGTCGATGCTGGCCCGCCGCCCCGAGGCCGTCGGCCTGGCCCGCGCGGCCGGTCTCGCCGACCGCCTCCAGCCGCCGGCCACCGCGTCGGCCTCCCTGTGGACCCGCGGTGCGCTGCGCCCCATGCCCAAGGGCCACGTCATGGGCGTCCCCGGCACCGCCGCCGCCCTCGCCGGCGTCCTCTCCGAGGAGGGCCTGGCCCGCATCGAGCGCGACGCCGACCTGCCGCGCACCGAGGTGGGCGACGACGTCGCGGTGGGGGAGTACGTCGCCGCGCGCCTCGGCCGCGAGGTCGTCGACCGCCTCGTCGAGCCGCTGCTCGGCGGGGTCTACGCGGGCGACGCCTACCGCATCTCGCTGCGCTCCGCCGTGCCCCAGCTCTTCGAGGCGGCCCGCGACCACACCTCCCTCACCGAGGCGGTGCGCGCCCTCCAGGGACGGACGGCCACCTCCCCGGCCCGCGGCCCGGTGTTCATGGGCATCGAGGGCGGCATCGGCACCCTGCCCCTCGCCGTCGCCGAGTCGGTCCGCGCGCGCGGCGGCGAGATCGTCACCGGGGCACCCGTGACGGAGCTGCGCCGCACGGCTCCGAACGGCTGGCGGATCGTCGCCGGCGAGCGGGTGCTGCACGCCGGCGCGGTCGTCGTCGCCCTCCCCGCCCGCCCCGCCGCCGAGCTGCTGCGCGCCGAGGCGCCCGCGGCCGCCGCCGAGCTGTCCGCGGTGGAGTACGCCTCGATGGCCCTGATCACCCTCGCCTACCGCCGCTCCGACGCCGCCGCCCTGCCCGAGGGCAGCGGCTTCCTGGTGCCGCCGGTCGACGGGCACACCATCAAGGCGTCCACCTTCGCCTCACGCAAGTGGGGCTGGATCGCCGACGGCGACCCGGACCTGGTCGTCCTGCGCACCTCCGTCGGGCGGTACGGCGAGACGGAGATCCTCGGCCGCGACGACGCGGGCCTGGTCGCCGCCTCCCGGCACGACCTCGGGGAGGCCACCGGGCTGACCGCCGAGCCCGTCGCCGCCCGGGTCACCCGCTGGCAGGACGGCCTGCCCCAGTACCCCGTGGGCCACCACGCGCGCGTGGCCCGCGTCCGCGGGCACGTCGCGAGGCTCCCCGGCCTCGCGGTGTGCGGGGCGGCCTACGACGGCGTCGGCATCCCGGCGAGCATCGCGAGCGCGTACGCGGCCGTGGACCAGATCCACGGGGACCCGCGCGGCGTGGACGAGCTGACCGCCCACCCGGTGCAGAGTCTGCACGGCGGAGCGGGAGAATAGGGGCATGAGTGACGACGCCTCCACCGCTGCCGCCGGCCGGATCCCCAACAAGGGCAAGCTGGCCAAGGACCTCAACGAGGTCATCCGCTACACCCTCTGGTCCGTCTTCAAGCTCAAGGACACGCTCCCCGAGGACCGCGCCGGGTACGCCGACGAGGTCCAGGAGCTGTTCGACCAGCTCGCCGCCAAGGACGTGACGGTCCGCGGCACGTACGACCTGTCCGGTCTGCGCGCCGACGCCGACCTCATGATCTGGTGGCACGCGGAGACCGCCGACCAGCTCCAGGAGGCGTACAACCTCTTCCGCCGCACGAAGCTGGGCCGCGCGCTGGAGCCGGTCTGGTCGAACATGGCGCTGCACCGCCCCGCCGAGTTCAACCGTGCGCACATCCCGGCCTTCCTGGCCGACGAGACGCCCCGCGACTACATCAGCGTCTACCCGTTCGTGCGCTCCTACGACTGGTACCTGCTGCCCGACGAGGACCGCCGCCGCATGCTCGCCGACCACGGCAAGATGGCCCGCGGCTACCCGGACGTGCGCGCCAACACGGTCGCCTCCTTCTCGCTCGGCGACTACGAGTGGATCCTCGCCTTCGAGGCCGACGAACTGCACCGCATCGTCGACCTCATGCGCCACCTGCGCGCCTCCGAGGCCCGCATGCACGTCCGCGAGGAGGTCCCCTTCTACACCGGGCGCCGCAAGGACGTCGCGGAGCTGGTGGCCGGGCTGGCCTGATCAGGGCGCCGGGCTCGGTTCCGGTTCCGGTTCCGGGCGCGGGGCGCACGAGGTGTTCCGCGCCGGGAGCCGGCCCTCCAGCAGGTACGCCTCCAGGTGGCCGTTGACGCAGGCGTTCGGTCCCCCGGCGATGCCGTGCGTGCCCGCGTCCCGCTCGGTCACCAGGACCGAGCCCGACAGCCGCCGCCGCAGTTCCAGCGCGCCCTCGTAGGGGGTGGCCGCGTCCCGCTCGGCGGCCAGGATCAGC
The Streptomyces sp. NBC_01723 genome window above contains:
- a CDS encoding GNAT family N-acetyltransferase codes for the protein MTDTVRVRPLADRDWDAVVALERDAYTGLGLSEGRAALESRAAASPDTCFVVDVGARTAGYVLALPYPPHRYPDLTRAEEAATAFPTGNLHLHDIVVAPGLRRRGLARHLLHHLTGTARTRGDERISLVAVGGTERFWSTRGFVAEPGVVPDGAYGGEAVYMSKPVPAHPSLSPPPSPPPFLREVS
- a CDS encoding HAD family hydrolase translates to MRARDLRRLIVLDFDGVLLDTERTGIDVWRDLLGDAPPEARGALSVRTDGTLDRDALRRDLAGTLGRRRTRALWSEFERRNRARADLLDARPGVRPFLAHCRERGHRLAIASGNGRDWVEGHLQRLGIRSAFHSVHCAGPGVRTKPAPDTYLGALRACAPAGPPFGLLAVEDSYAGLAAAATAGLPAVWLTDAPDSALPPGPVARRVRALDELIGTV
- a CDS encoding DUF6271 family protein, translating into MRSICLTLPTNRHCPDTITALGEEAAYATAHFDIDVHLLVLDSCPPEDHAAHAEALRRLPAHPRITAHHLDEAAQRDFLERVTARSGSAKPELLLDLMLPDGLSYGACTNRAFLIAAALGCESVHRRDSDSRYQRVDGRTVFPVHHELLSLGRPAADALPGVTESDLADGLLERRIAMVGSSFVGELSVDIARIRDADPGVYHDVVSLWAPEDWTPEQKRELVEESFAGAGTEPFTTDHSLLTVVDPMRVDMCNIAFHGETVSERVPLPPARDTIGSDYFLIHLVHDARLPGVLHNRNIVNYYTGERRTGPGFLAYQTRFAKFLLSMLYFHFVYDRMAEAGDTLLDEHGRARPAAVAALARESTGLDTAENVRRLDALDSAYRRLGGAYADFADLLAGRRERLLDEARGDMADFALLTEAWQGLVAAAKATPPVRPPVAPR
- a CDS encoding glycoside hydrolase family 3 protein, with amino-acid sequence MASSKHNGELRRLALSVLQPGFVGTEAPDWVLRDIGDGLASVVLFSRNIVSTEQVARLTTQLRSENPELIVAIDEEAGDVTRIESATGSSRPGNFALGTVDDPELTEAVAADLGRQLRTAGVSLDYAPSADVNSNPDNPIIGVRSFGSDPDVASRHTAAWIRGLQSSGVAACAKHFPGHGDVAVDSHHDLPAYGAGRDEIAAQALPPFRAALSAGVRAVMSGHLLVPAYDPDLPATLSRRILRDLLRDELGFDGLVVSDAIEMGAVTRRYGIDGATVKAVAAGVDAICVGGESAEEATTELLVKALAAAVAAGELPEERLAEAAGRVREFAGWSAALRASAGGAGETAGAGIGHLAARRAVRLTGGAREALPLTAAPHVVELAPVTNMAIGKETPWGVADPLRERLPGTTSVRVHDEELREGTLELTSCALEPAAGRPLVVVARDAARHPWMSRAVTGLTTARPDAIVVEMGLPGAVTAAHAQIFTHGASAASGVAAADVLTGRD
- a CDS encoding phytanoyl-CoA dioxygenase family protein, with product MATPDSYLHRAPSAIPYFSADADTYLARTQLRDLDKTRPLRVLSEEDFAHWQTYGYVVVKEAIPASSARRLLDFAWEFQGLDPDRPDTWYQDREYRSDLDRELHIYGFVEAYQHQLIWDSRQTRRVYDAFVDVWDVEELWVTLDRLNLNPPNVGNRDRALIDKPDRGFDIDLHWDVDTTLGVLPQRVQGIIALNDTKPDHGGFQCCPELFRRFDRWKALQPDGRDPIRPAIDREDMPVVRPDLEAGDLLIWNGLLAHGVAPNVSGEGVRAVQYLSMMPALESHRRLRDSRVDSWRTLATPDWNVTLLGDAHRHESERYGPAELNELGARLLGLTSWHADAGTGTDEATDEATGDAACAASA
- a CDS encoding type III PLP-dependent enzyme, translated to MTGPVPGAVLGEPLAAALAAASEDRIVYDLAGIEQRYDTLRRELPGVEVRFAMKACPVDEVLTALARRGAGADAASPGEIEQALRAGVPAGRVHYGNTVKSDRNIAEAYRLGIRTFATDSVQDVAAVARHAPGARVFCRVATGGAGAVWGLSNKFGCSPGDAVHVMERARDAGLVPAGLSVHVGSQQMTGEAWHAAIEDLGEVLRALDRGGIRVDHVNLGGGLPALGYRDRRGTPLDPPLDKIFAVIREGTDELRRIHGGPLDFVIEPGRHLVADHGAIRAHVARLTERRDADGERRHWLYLSCGKFNGLYEMDALQYRLVFPTHPDGPTVRAVVAGPTCDSDDAYSHEDALVPVPRALASGDPVWVLSSGAYATSYTTLGFNGFAPLPYAWADRPEGTGADD